From the Mangifera indica cultivar Alphonso unplaced genomic scaffold, CATAS_Mindica_2.1 Un_0098, whole genome shotgun sequence genome, one window contains:
- the LOC123207740 gene encoding uncharacterized protein LOC123207740, protein MDSICKSRRKLAANSHQFSSFKDHFNLDKLDMERCLDDNEGLWLSSDFPSPSNFFAEHRLSEETFLDGLDPGNYEIHLGTSLELTSSVSDKEKTCSPNPEETLEDLDDDEPLFWPFELERCWNPEETWKSFTMSPRKDIEKLENTPGGTCKTHSKERHKRKAMMNSGSSNKNVRKLNNMPSRLRNSKKHSAKIVPLEIEDNIKEATSKNSYLFQDVLAMNQEVPIETFLGLGEFDGHEGVDSDVNVDAFFMEECL, encoded by the exons ATGGACTCTATCTGTAAATCCAGGAGGAAACTTGCAGCAAATTCTCATCAGTTCTCATCATTCAAAGACCATTTCAATCTCGATAAGCTCGACATGGAAAGATGCCTGGATGATAATGAAGGTTTGTGGTTGTCTTCAGATTTTCCTTCGCCTTCGAATTTTTTCGCAGAGCACAGACTCTCTG AAGAAACTTTCCTGGACGGCCTGGATCCAGGGAATTATGAAATACATTTAGGAACCAGTCTCGAATTGACTTCTTCAGTTTCGGATAAGGAGAAAACTTGTAGCCCCAATCCTGAAGAGACCCTGGAAGATTTGGATGATGATGAACCCCTATTCTGGCCATTTGAACTTGAACGGTGTTGGAATCCTGAAGAAACCTGGAAAAGTTTCACAATGTCTCCCCGGAAAGACatagaaaaacttgaaaatactcCTGGAGGGACCTGTAAAACCCATTCAAAAGAGAGGCATAAGAGAAAAGCAATGATGAACTCAGGCAGTAGCAATAAGAATGTCAGGAAACTCAACAACATGCCTTCAAGATTgcgaaattcgaaaaaacattCTGCAAAAATTGTTCCATTAGAGAttgaagataatataaaagaagcAACATCTAAGAATAGTTATCTCTTCCAGGATGTTCTTGCAATGAACCAGGAAGTTCCAATCGAGACTTTTTTAGGCCTTGGCGAATTCGATGGACATGAGGGGGTTGATTCTGATGTTAATGTAGATGCTTTCTTCATGGAAGAGTGTTTATGA